Part of the Acidobacteriota bacterium genome is shown below.
GGCAACCAATGAGTTTTTAATGTAGTATCCAATTTCACCAACCACAAAAATTTTTTGGAAAGGAATGACCAGATGACCGCTTCGATGAATCGCCCTTTACACGAGGTTGACCCCGAAATTGCCGCAATAATTGCCAAAGAAGAACGCCGCATCTCTTATAACCTGGAAATGATCGCTTCGGAAAATTTTGTATCCGAAGCCGTTTTGGAAGCAATGGGTTCGGTGTTAACCAACAAATATGCTGAAGGCTATCCGGGTAAACGTTACTACGGCGGTTGCGAAGTCGTAGATGAAGCCGAAAATCTGGCTCGCGAACGCGCCAAACAGATTTTCGGATGTGAACATGTAAATGTTCAACCGCATTCCGGTTCGCAGGCAAATCAATCGGTCTACCTGAGCGTCCTCAATTATGGCGATACGGTTCTGGGAATGAGCCTCGCCCACGGCGGACATTTAACTCACGGTCATCCGTTAAATTTTTCCGGTCGCAGCTACAATATCGTTTCCTATGGCGTAGACCAGGAAAGCGAAACCATTGATTATGAGGAACTCGAACGCCTCGCCCACGAACATCAACCCAAGATGATTTTATGCGGGGCGTCGGCTTATTCACGAATTATTGATTTCGAGCGCATCGGAAAAATTGCCAAAGATGTTGGCGCTTATTCGATGGCGGATATTGCGCACATTTCAGGATTAGTCGCCGCCGGGCTGCATCCGACTCCGATGCCGCATATGGATTTTGTGACCACCACGACGCATAAAACCTTGAGAGGCCCGCGTGCCGGAATGGCAATGTGTCGCGAGCAATTTCAAAAAGAGTTAGACCGCGCCGTCTTTCCCACCGTTCAAGGCGGACCCTTGATGCACATCATCGCCGCCAAAGCCGTCTGTTATAAAGAGGCGTTGCAGGATGATTTCAAAGACTATCAAAACCAGGTTATCGCCAATGCCAAAGTTTTAGCCGAAGAATTAACCAACGCCGGATTCAAAATTGTTTCGGGCGGAACCGATAATCATTTGATGCTGGTAAATGTTTTCGTTCGCGGATTGACCGGCGCTCAGGCTGAAAAGACTTTGGATAAAGCCGGTATCACAGTTAATAAAAACGCCATCCCATTCGATACCAATCCGCCGATGAAGGCTTCGGGAATTCGCATCGGCTCACCGGCACTCACGACGCGCGGAATGAAAGAAAATGAAATGCGGCAAATCGCCGAATTCATCAAGGATGCGTTAGCCAACCACGAAGATGAATCTGCATTAAAACGAATTCGCGAAAAAGTTAATGAACTCTGTGCCAGTTTCCCGATTTATGAAAATCGTCTGGTTCGTAGTCAGGCGCATGCATCATAGTCTTTCGCATTTTAGATTATGAAAGAAGTTTTCGGTCCCGACGGGTTGATTGCCCGTTATCATCCAAATTATGAATATCGTCCGGGTCAAATCGAAATGGCTCACGCGGTACACGATACGCTTACGGATGGCGGAGTGGCGTTAATTGAAGCGGGAACCGGAACCGGCAAAACCCTGGCTTATTTAATCCCGGCGCTTGCTGCCGGGCGTCGCGTTATCGTTTCAACCGCTACTAAAAATCTCCAGGAACAATTAATCAAAAAAGACATCCCCTTTTTACAAACCGTGATTAAGAGAGATTTCAAGACGGTTTGTATGAAAGGTCGCGCAAACTACATCTGTCTGCACAAATTGAAAAAGGCAGAATCCCAACCGATTTTTGAAGACCTTCAGGATGTTAATTATTTTGACACCATTCGCCGGTGGGCAGGAAAAACCGAAACCGGTGATCGCGCCGAACTAACTGATTTGCCGGAAAATCTGCCGTTCTGGCATCAGATTGATGCGCGGGCTGAAAGTTGTATCGGTCAGAAATGTCCCGATTATGATGAGTGTTTCATCACCCGCATGCGCCAGGAAGCCATGGAATCCGATGTCGTCATCGTCAATCATCATCTATTTTTTGCTGACCTGGCGCTGAGAGGCGGCGATTTCGGCGCGGTGTTGCCGGATTATTCGACGATTATTTTCGACGAGGCGCACGAAATCGAAGATGTTGCCGCTTCCTACTTCGGGTGCAGCGTTTCAAATTTTCGCATCGCGGATTTGATTCAGGACGCGCAAAAACTGGTGATCAGTGAACCGGACGCGGTGGCTGAATTGGTAAAATCGCTTGCCCGGTTATCTCAACGTTCCGATGCCTTTTGGGCTACTTTTTATCCGCGCGATAAATTTGCGCAAGATGGCAGATATACATTAAGCGAAGAACATTTCGTTAAAAAAGACCGTGACGATAACCTGGTTCCGTCGGTTGCCGGTGAAGCTTATGTCGCTTTAATCAATGCCGTGAACCGGGTCGCAGGGGCGCTGGGTGTGGTGAAAGACCCGCCTTCGGAACTCGACAACATTTTGCGCCGCGTCGAAGTCTTGAAATTTGAACTGGAATTTATCGTCTCCGCCCAAGACCCCGGTTTTGTTTACTGGTATGAATGTCGCGGGCGCGGCGTCTTCGTTCACGGAACCCCAATTGATGTTTCGGGCATTCTTGAAGAGCGGCTTTTTTCCAATGTGCAAAGCGCCGTTCTAACTTCGGCAACCATGACGGCGGGAAATTCTTTTGACTTTATTAAAGGTAGATTAGGCATTTCTCATTCGCGGGATTTAATCATTGAATCGCATTTCGATTATGAGAATCAATCGGTGCTTTACCTGCCAAAACGCCTGCCCGACCCGCGCAGCCCGCAATTTAATGAAGCATCGGCTTTGGAAATCATTAAGATTTTACGGGCATCAAACGGACGCGCATTTGTTTTGTTTACCAGTGTGGCAGCGATGAATCAGGTGTTTGATCTGGTTTTTGAAGAGTTGGATTTTCCCATGTTCAAACAAGGTCAGGGTTCAAAAATCGGTTTGCTCGAACGTTTCCGAAAAACCCCGAATGCGGTGCTGTTTGCAACCTCATCATTTTGGCAAGGCGTCGACGTTCAAGGCGAAGCCCTGTCCTGTGTGGTCATTCATAAACTGCCGTTTGCAGTCCCGACAGACCCAGTGGTTGCCGCCAGACAAAAATATATCGATGACAATGGCGGCAATTCTTTTATGGAATATTCCGTACCGCAGGCAGCGATTATTTTGAAACAAGGGTTGGGGCGGTTGATTCGTTCAGCAACCGACAAAGGCGTCTTATCGGTTCTTGACCCACGCATTCAAACCAAATTTTATGGCAAGGTGTTTATCAAAAGCATTCCCTCATGTCGCATCACAGATAGAATCGAAGAAGCTACGGCAATATTCGATGACAAAAAATAGTGTGCTATACTGCGTTTTAGATTACGAAAGGAGGAATTAAATGGCTACGGCAATTCGCTTCACATCCGCTGATTTATTAGCGATGCCCGATAATGGCAAACGTTATGAGGTTATTGAAGGAGAACTCTATATGTCACGGCAACCATTCAATGAGCATCAACGTGTTTGTGGAAAGCTCTTCAATAAACTGGCGAATTGGAGTGAAGTTTCAAATTCAGGTGAACCTTTTTTTGCACCAGGATTGATTTTTGCTGAAGATGACGATGTCGCTCCTGACTTAATATGGATAAGCAAAAAACGGCTGGTAGATTATAAACCGGATGACCATTTTCATGTTGCTCCTGAGTTAGTGATTGAGGTTCTCTCGTTCGGTAAAGAACAGGAACGGCGAGATCGTGAAACTAAACTAAAACTCTATTCGCGACGCGGGGTGCAGGAATATTGGATTGCTAATTGGCGCTCAAGGCAAATTGAAGTCTATCGACGAAAGCGAAACCATCTACAACTTATCACCACATTAAACGACAATGAAACGCTGACCTCGCCATTATTGCCAAATTTCAGTTGCCAAGTTTCGACAATTTTCGATCACTCCTAATGAGTTCGTCCGAATCCCTGACGGGTTTTATCGAACAGTTCGTTTCTTCGACCGATTCAAAGCAAAATCTACGGCTCTAAAAAGGCAATAACACATTGTCGATTATGATGCCATTCTCATCAAAACACACAATCGCTTGACCCGGCACATTCAATCTCAACTCGCTTCCCGAAACCTTGAGTTTTTTGGATATTTGTTTTTTGTCTTCATTGATTAGCGTTGATATGAAATGCCCGCGTGAATCTTTTATTGTCCAATAGCGTTGCTTGCCATCCTCTTTATAAGAAATGATTTCGCCATTCCAGGCGAGTTTGGAATACAAAGCAAAAACTTTTCCGGTGGGTGTGAGGTGCCAGCCTTTTGTAAGTGCCTCCCCTTTTAACTTCGCATCTCGTCCGCCGATAATCGTTGAAACCTGTCTGCGGTTCGTCCAATACATGATCGAATGATAGGGAACGGCGTGCGTATAGAGCGCGACAATGTCCGGCACAATCATTAACTCCGAAAGTTTACGGGCAAATTCCATCGCGTATTTATTCGTCAGGTGTGGGTTGCCATCAAGAAATAAGCGAATGTTAAATTCCGTAATCAGATAGCGCATTTTCGGCGCAAAGGGACGAACAATTTTATTAAACAAATCAACACTTTTGGCGCGCACGCCTCCCGCATAAAGATGTAACACACCATAAATATCTTCGCGATTTTTCAAATCGATACGCGAAGAGAGCGCCCGCATCATTCGCGTATTCCATTCGGTATCCGATAGTTTTGTCGGCGTGTTTTTAGAATCCCCAACCGTTAACGGAAGCGCGAATTTAACGCCGAGCGGCGTCAGTCTATCGATTACCTCGGCAGCGCGTTCGGCGTACGCTTCGGGCATCCAGGGTCGATGATTCAACCAGGGTTCATTGGATAATTCGATTGCCACGAGTTTTGATTTTCGATTTACTGCCAGGAAATTGCGAATCACCTTTTCAGCAATCGCCCCTCCCTCTTCGACGTTGATTCCGATGACCGTTGAAAACGGTTGGGTCGAAAGGTAATCGGAAAAATCGCTGAAAGGAAACCAAGGGTATTCATTGGTCATTTTATTTTCGGCTTTAATTTTTGATGAAGCCGCAACGCCCTCGGCGCTATACATTCCGTGAAAACTGAAACGCAACGAACGCACCCCTGCCATCTCCAGGGCTTCGGCAAATTCATCACCTTGTTGTGGGTCTTTCCAGGCATCAATAAGAATATGCGGACTGTCAGCCCAAGTCAGGTCGGCTCCAAGAAACGGCGCTCTTCTGGTTGAAGCCTGGGGGAGGAGCGATGGAGAGGCAGCAAAATTGGTTGAAGCCTCAGTTGATTTATTTTCCCCAATGCCGGGAATAAGCAGCGAAAAAATCAGCGTGACTAAAATGGTTATGTTTTTCATTTCAATTCAAATTTAAAACGCTCAGGTTGAAATTTCTTTTTGAGATTCAATTTCAACCGATTGCGTTTCCAATTCGATTGAATCATTTGAAATTTTTATCGAACTGGTTTCAAAATCTACCTTTGAAGATTCGATTTCGGTGCGTTCGGCTTTGATTTTTTCAAGCCCTCGATAGGCGCGATAGTGGTGAATAAACACGATGATTAAACCGACCACCGGAATGGAAAAGAAGATGCCGATCAGACCGGCGATTTCAGCACCGGCAAGAATCGCAAGGATAACGATGAACGGCGGCATTTTAATGCCTTCACCGATGATGCGCGGATAAATGACATAATCCTGCGCGAGCCTCAGAATAATTAAAAACAGCGCCGCAATAAATGCGGTTTTAATTGAGTAAATTGCCGACAAACTGACAATAATCACCGCAGCGATTAAGGGTCCGGCTAAGGGAACGAATTCCATAAAGCCCGACATCACACCTAAAACCACCGGGTAAGGCGCACCGATTATCCACAAACCGACGCTGACCAAAAGACCAATGACGATACAGGCAGTAATTTGTGCGCGAATATAAGCGGCGATGGTTTTACTCATATCCAGTAACATCCACCGCACTCGCTTTTTTAATTTGTCGTTAGGCATGGCGTCGATGATTGCATCACCGACGTGCGAGGCATCTTTCAACAGAAAAAAGGAAATCACCGGAACCAGAATCAACCAGGGTAAATATTGCAGGTATGCCAGAAGTCCGACGACATGGGATTGCAGCCACGGAAACAGGGCTTCGGCGATTGCTGTACTCTCTTTCAATAAGTAATCCTGGACGCTGCGCGAGAGGTTCGCATGTTTAACCCACATATTGGCATTTTTTATGGTGCTGTTAATGTTGTTTGATGCGGACGCGATATAGGTCGGTAAATTCTGCGCTAAATCAGTAACCTGATCCCAGAGTTTGGGAATCAGGATTTCCAATACAACAAACAAAATACCGCCGACCAGAATATAGACCACACAGATTGCCGTCGGTTTGGATAACTTTAATTCTTTGCCTCTGAAATAGACGGCATTTTCAAATAGACCCACGAGCGGCGCGAGCAGATAAGAGAAAAATATGGAAATAATCAACAGTAAAATTAAGGCACTGAGTTTATAAACCAACCAGGCGGCAAGCAATATTCCAAGGATTATCGCAATGACGCGCACACAAACGGTTGTGTAAACC
Proteins encoded:
- a CDS encoding ATP-dependent DNA helicase yields the protein MKEVFGPDGLIARYHPNYEYRPGQIEMAHAVHDTLTDGGVALIEAGTGTGKTLAYLIPALAAGRRVIVSTATKNLQEQLIKKDIPFLQTVIKRDFKTVCMKGRANYICLHKLKKAESQPIFEDLQDVNYFDTIRRWAGKTETGDRAELTDLPENLPFWHQIDARAESCIGQKCPDYDECFITRMRQEAMESDVVIVNHHLFFADLALRGGDFGAVLPDYSTIIFDEAHEIEDVAASYFGCSVSNFRIADLIQDAQKLVISEPDAVAELVKSLARLSQRSDAFWATFYPRDKFAQDGRYTLSEEHFVKKDRDDNLVPSVAGEAYVALINAVNRVAGALGVVKDPPSELDNILRRVEVLKFELEFIVSAQDPGFVYWYECRGRGVFVHGTPIDVSGILEERLFSNVQSAVLTSATMTAGNSFDFIKGRLGISHSRDLIIESHFDYENQSVLYLPKRLPDPRSPQFNEASALEIIKILRASNGRAFVLFTSVAAMNQVFDLVFEELDFPMFKQGQGSKIGLLERFRKTPNAVLFATSSFWQGVDVQGEALSCVVIHKLPFAVPTDPVVAARQKYIDDNGGNSFMEYSVPQAAIILKQGLGRLIRSATDKGVLSVLDPRIQTKFYGKVFIKSIPSCRITDRIEEATAIFDDKK
- a CDS encoding AI-2E family transporter, whose product is MKKRVTDRSELIRVYTTVCVRVIAIILGILLAAWLVYKLSALILLLIISIFFSYLLAPLVGLFENAVYFRGKELKLSKPTAICVVYILVGGILFVVLEILIPKLWDQVTDLAQNLPTYIASASNNINSTIKNANMWVKHANLSRSVQDYLLKESTAIAEALFPWLQSHVVGLLAYLQYLPWLILVPVISFFLLKDASHVGDAIIDAMPNDKLKKRVRWMLLDMSKTIAAYIRAQITACIVIGLLVSVGLWIIGAPYPVVLGVMSGFMEFVPLAGPLIAAVIIVSLSAIYSIKTAFIAALFLIILRLAQDYVIYPRIIGEGIKMPPFIVILAILAGAEIAGLIGIFFSIPVVGLIIVFIHHYRAYRGLEKIKAERTEIESSKVDFETSSIKISNDSIELETQSVEIESQKEIST
- the glyA gene encoding serine hydroxymethyltransferase — its product is MTASMNRPLHEVDPEIAAIIAKEERRISYNLEMIASENFVSEAVLEAMGSVLTNKYAEGYPGKRYYGGCEVVDEAENLARERAKQIFGCEHVNVQPHSGSQANQSVYLSVLNYGDTVLGMSLAHGGHLTHGHPLNFSGRSYNIVSYGVDQESETIDYEELERLAHEHQPKMILCGASAYSRIIDFERIGKIAKDVGAYSMADIAHISGLVAAGLHPTPMPHMDFVTTTTHKTLRGPRAGMAMCREQFQKELDRAVFPTVQGGPLMHIIAAKAVCYKEALQDDFKDYQNQVIANAKVLAEELTNAGFKIVSGGTDNHLMLVNVFVRGLTGAQAEKTLDKAGITVNKNAIPFDTNPPMKASGIRIGSPALTTRGMKENEMRQIAEFIKDALANHEDESALKRIREKVNELCASFPIYENRLVRSQAHAS
- a CDS encoding Uma2 family endonuclease yields the protein MATAIRFTSADLLAMPDNGKRYEVIEGELYMSRQPFNEHQRVCGKLFNKLANWSEVSNSGEPFFAPGLIFAEDDDVAPDLIWISKKRLVDYKPDDHFHVAPELVIEVLSFGKEQERRDRETKLKLYSRRGVQEYWIANWRSRQIEVYRRKRNHLQLITTLNDNETLTSPLLPNFSCQVSTIFDHS